TAAGCGAGCGCAGCCAACACAGAGGCAGCCGGAAAGATGACGTGTAGAACTGCGATGACCGGGCTGTAAAGCCTGACGAGGCGCCGATACCCCATACGAAGCTCGAGCTAATTTGATTTTTGGAGAATAGACATGTCCCGAGTCTGCCAAGTTACTGGCAAGCGTCCGGTGACCGGTAACAACCGTTCCCACGCACTGAACGCGACCAAACGCCGTTTCCTGCCGAACCTGCACTCTCACCGTTTCTGGGTTGAGAGCGAGAAGCGTTTTGTCACCCTGCGTGTATCTGCTAAAGGTATGCGTGTAATTGATAAGAAAGGCATCGATACAGTTCTGTCTGAACTGCGTGCCCGTGGCGAAAAGTACTAAGTACTTAGAGGATATAAATCATGGCTAAAGGTATTCGTGAGAAAATCAAGCTGGTTTCTTCCGCTGGTACTGGTCACTTCTACACCACCACGAAGAACAAACGTACTAAGCCGGAAAAACTGGAACTGAAAAAATTCGATCCAGTTGTCCGTCAGCACGTGCTGTACAAAGAAGCTAAAATCAAATAATTTTAGTTTTCTTGCACAAAAACCCCGCACTGTCGGGGTTTTTGCATTTCTGATAACCCGCAAGCCGGAGATGAGATGCCTGAATTACCCGAAGTAGAAACCAGCCGCCGGGGTATCGAACCGCACCTGGTTGGCGAAACCATTCTTCATGCGGTGGTACGCAACGGGCGATTACGCTGGCCGGTTTCCGATGAGATCCACGCCCTGAGCGATAAACCGGTGCTGAGTGTTCAGCGCCGCGCGAAATATCTGCTGCTGGAGCTGCCGGATGGCTGGATCATCATCCATCTGGGTATGTCCGGCAGCTTACGCATCCTTCCCCACGAGCTTCCGGCTGAAAAGCATGACCATGTTGATCTGGTGATGAGCAACGGCAAAGTGCTGCGCTACACCGATCCTCGCCGCTTTGGCGCATGGCTGTGGACCAAAGAGCTGGAAGGCCACAATGTGCTGGCACACCTTGGCCCTGAACCGTTAAGCGAAGCCTTTAATACCGATTATTTGCAGCAGAAGTGCGCGAAGAAAAAGACGGCCATCAAACCCTGGCTGATGGATAACAAGCTGGTGGTCGGCGTAGGAAACATCTACGCCAGCGAATCGCTGTTCGCCGCCGGGATCCATCCCGATCGCCTGGCCTCTTCGCTGTCGCGCCAGGAGTGTGAAATCCTGGTGAGGGTGATCAAAGCCGTGCTGTTGCGATCCATTGAACAGGGCGGAACCACGCTGAAAGATTTCCTGCAAAGCGACGGGAAACCCGGCTATTTTGCGCAGGAGTTACAGGTGTACGGGCGGGAAGGGGAACCTTGTCGCGTCTGCGGTACGCCGATTATGGCCGCGAAGCACGCACAGCGCTCAACGTTTTACTGTCGCCGCTGCCAGAAATAAGCGCGTTTTTGCTGGATGGCGGCTGCGGGATGCTGTTGTGCTTTGCTAAATAGCGGTCAGGCACACCGGTGTTGCAGGTCTGATAAGCGAAGCGCCATCAGGCACTAAGCTTCTCCAGCAACGCTTGATGCACGTTCGGCGGCAGGAAGTGAGCGACATCGCCCTGATGGCGCGCCACTTCTTTCACCAGCGATGAAGAGATAAACGACCACTCTTTCGACGGCATCAGAAACACGCTTTCCAGTTCCGGCATCAGATGGCGGTTCATATGCGCCAGTTGCATTTCGTACTCGAAATCTGCGACGGCACGCAGACCGCGGATGAGAATATTTGCCTGCTGCGCGCGGGCAAAGTTCGCCATCAAATCACTGAATCCCACCACTGTCACATTTGATAAATGTGCTGTTGCCGATTGCGCCAGCGCTACGCGTTCTTCAAGGTTGAACATCGGCTTCTTACTTGGGCTGGCGGCAATGGCCAGTACAACCTCAGTAAACATGGTCGCAGCGCGGGTCACGATATCGATGTGGCCATTGGTGATCGGATCGAAAGTACCGGGATAAATCGCTTTTGTACTCATCGCTTATTCTTTCTCTGAATAACCGTGGTTCAGCGCCCACAGCTCGGTGTATTTATTAAACGTATACTGCGCGTTAACCACCGCCAGTAGCCAGCCCTGTTTGCCATCGAGCACGCCGCCGCGCAGCAGCAACGTTTTTGCGAATGCGCCCAAAGTATGAGCGAAAATCCCCGGCAGCGAGGTTTTTTTCCCATGCTGATGACGTTCCTGCGCCCACGCCGTGGCGTAATTGAGCTGCTTGCGCTGGAAACTGGCGAAATCACGGCAGGTCAGATGCAGTAAATCACCGCTCAGGGCGATAGTCTGCGCCTGTGGCGCATCGAGTGACTCATGAACGCGGTTATCGTTGTACTGATAACGTTCGCGTTCGTACAGGCGCGTGACGCGATCCGGATACCAGCCGCTGTGGCGCATAAAACGCCCGAGAAAGTAATTGCGACGAGCAATGCTATAAACCGCGCCGGGCTGCGGCGCAGCCAGCGCCTGACGCAGTTGTTCTGCCAGCTCAGGGGTTACGCGCTCGTCGGTATCAATCATCAGAATATAGTCGCCGCTGGCATAACGCTGGGCAATTTGACGCTGAATACCATAACCCTGCCAGTCGGTATGGCTGAAGACTTTAGCACCGGCGCGGCTGGCAATGCCGGGGGTATCATCGCTGCTGCCGGAATCCAGCAGCACGATTTCATCCGCCCAGGCTATGGACGCAAGGCAATCGGGCAGCAGATCCGCCGCATCTTTGGCGATCATCACCACCGACAAACGTCTGGACATTAATGGCTCCGCTGAGGCAAATACGGTTGCAGGAGTTGCAGCAGACGCGCCAGCGCGCCCTGGTTCTGGTGCAGAACCTCAACGGCATGGCGACCGTACCATAAACGGTAGTCTTCATCCGTCAGCAGTGTGGAAACTTCTTTCACCAGCGAATCGGCATCGGTCACAGTGATCAGCCCTTCCGCTTCCTGCAAACGTGCGCAAATGTCTTTGAAGTTAAAGGTATACGGCCCCATCAGCACAGGAATGGCATGGGCAGCGGGTTCCAGAGGATTATGACCGCCGCGCTCAACCAGGCTGCCGCCGACGAAAGCAAGGTCGGCAATGCCGTACAGCAGCATCAGTTCGCCCATGGTATCGCCAATGACCACCTGGGTGCTGCCGGACGGGATCTCGCCCGAGCTGCGCAGGATGTAGCTGAACCCGGCTTTTTGCGTCATGTTGCGCGCATCCGGAAAACGCTCAGGATGGCGAGGAACCAGGATCAGCAGCAAATCGGGGAAGGTTTCCAGCAGCTTGCGGTGCGCCTGTAAAATGATGGTTTCTTCACCTTCATGCGTACTGGTGGCAATCCATACTTTACGGCGCGGCGCCCACTGGCGGCGCAGCGTCACGGCGCGCGCGGCAAGTTCCGGCGTCACAGAAATATCGAACTTCAGGCTACCGGTGACGGTAAGCTGATTACGTTTCAGGCCCAGTTGCAGGAAACGGTCGCCATCTTCCTGGTTTTGCGCGGCAATTAAGGTGATTTTGCTGAGCAAACGACGCATCGCTTTACCCAACCGGGAATAGCCTTTCGCCGAGCGCTCGGAAAGGCGCGCGTTAGCAATTACCAGCGGAATTTTCCGGGCACGAAGGGCGGAAATCATATTCGGCCATAGCTCGGTCTCCATTACGATCACCAGCTTCGGGCGCACGGTATTCAGGAAACGGTTCATGGCGCACGGCAGATCGTAGGGCAAATAAACGTGATGAACGTCTTTACCAAACGCGGACATCACGCGTTCCGAGCCGGTTGGTGTCATGGTGGTGACGGTGATCGGTAATGCAGGGTAGCGATGGCGCAGCGCACGTACCAGCGGGATCGCCGCCAGGGTTTCGCCTACGGAGACGGAATGCAGCAAAATACCGTCCGGCTTCACTTTGTTACGACAAAATCCATAGCGTTCAGCCCAGCGCTTACGGTAAGCAGGGGCTTTGCGGCTGCGAAGTAATAATCGCAACCACACCAGAGGCTGTATTAAGTAAAGCAGGGTGGTATACAACAATTCCAAGCGACTATCCGTTTTTTTAAGATTCGGCGGGCAAATTCTAAGCATTTAGGGCAGCTAAAGCTATACCTTATGCCAGATACCTTTTGAGACGGAAGTAGCGGCGGCCAAGGCGCCAGCGCAAACGTGGACTTTTTGCACTTTTCCAGATGAGCTTCCAGATGCCTTTTTCGAAAAACTCGCGAATGATCATCGCTTTCTTGCTTTCATCCTTCATGTTATCAAAGGTATGGATGATGCCGAGCCCTTCTTTGGCTATCTGCCAGTAACATGCCGGTATATTTTTCACTTTATCCGCATAGCGCTGGTTAATTGCGTCCAGCATTTGCAGGATTTTCATGTAGTGGCGCGCCGAGCGAATCAGCGTGTCGTCAGTGTCCGGCATGTGCGAAACAGATGCTGAGTGGATGTAGTAATCGTAAAATTGCTCGCTGGTATATTGCACGCGCTCGGCAGCGAGCAGAACTTCCGTTGTCCAGGGGATATCCTGGTGGCGAAGACCCGGTTCGAAATGAAAGTTATTCTGAAGAATGAAATCGTGGCGATAGATATTCAGCCAGGTGACATGCAGGAATTTACGCGAATCCAGGGCCTGTTTAAGCCATGCCGGGCCGGTCATGACGCCCGTTGACTGTAACTTTTCAGGCGGAAAAATCGGACGGGTGGGTTTTTTGTCGTTTTCCCAGACATAGTTACCGTTACAGGTCGCAACATCCAGATTCCCTGTGTTGGCCATGTCAAGCAGGCGCTGATACATACCGGGTTTGAAAACGTCATCAATGTCCGGAAAGGAGAGGTATTTTCCCTTTGCGCAGGCAAGCCCGGAATTGCGGGCAACCGATACACCCTGGTTTTCTTGCTCAATAACCTGTAACTGCGGTAGTCGATCGCGCCATTGTTCCACGATCTGCATCGATCCATCCGTAGAACCATCATTGACAATGATCACTTCCATGCTGTCGATTTTTTGTGCGACGAGGCAAGTGAAAAACTGGTCGAGGAACGCTTCGCCGTTATAGACGGCAACCACCACGCTTAACATAGGCGCTGAAATTTGCATAAGAAACCTGATTACTTATTATTTTCCGCCAGAGCAAGATACTGCTGGCAAATCGCGTTGATACCGTAAGATGAAATTTTCTCGCCATCTATTCCCTGGGAATTATTGGCATACATATCGGATAACGTTTTTGCCAGCGACTCGTCGCTCAGGCCGCTAAGGCCGCGTGCAAGTGGCCCTGTCAAAATCTCCGCCGGCCCACCCGGGCAGTTAGTGCTCACCGGTGGCGTCTGGCAGATAATCGCCTCGACCAGAACATTACCAAATCCTTCGCAGTCCGAGCTTAACACTAAGAGGCGAGCACCCTTGATCCAGGGATAGGGGTTAGGTACAAATGAACGAAACACAACCCTGTCAGCGATTCCAAGACTGCCTGCAAGCGCCTTTAACTGGGCGATTTTTGCATCTGAGCCGTTACCCATCATCACTAAAGGCGCCTCGATTTTGCTAAGCGCATAAGCGCGCAGCAAGCGGTCGTGCCTTTTGTGTTCGTGGAAACGCCCAACGTGAATCAGGTAGTCCTGCCCCTGCATTTCAAACGGCTGTTCGGCCAGTTGCTGGATAGCTTCAATATTGAAGGGGTTATGGATAACTGCGCTGCGACGCAGAGGGATTGCCAGCGTGTCGGAAAGATCGTGCAGCACGGCTGACGAGACGGCCACCACATTGCGGTTTTCGTAGGTGTGCCGAATCTTCAGATGCTTAAACCAGCGGGAAAATCCACGGCGGTGGCAAAGATAAGAAAATGAGAACATGCCGTGAATACAAAACCAGACTTTGTCGCGATCAAGCGC
Above is a genomic segment from Kosakonia radicincitans DSM 16656 containing:
- the rpmB gene encoding 50S ribosomal protein L28; translation: MSRVCQVTGKRPVTGNNRSHALNATKRRFLPNLHSHRFWVESEKRFVTLRVSAKGMRVIDKKGIDTVLSELRARGEKY
- the rpmG gene encoding 50S ribosomal protein L33 gives rise to the protein MAKGIREKIKLVSSAGTGHFYTTTKNKRTKPEKLELKKFDPVVRQHVLYKEAKIK
- the mutM gene encoding bifunctional DNA-formamidopyrimidine glycosylase/DNA-(apurinic or apyrimidinic site) lyase, with amino-acid sequence MPELPEVETSRRGIEPHLVGETILHAVVRNGRLRWPVSDEIHALSDKPVLSVQRRAKYLLLELPDGWIIIHLGMSGSLRILPHELPAEKHDHVDLVMSNGKVLRYTDPRRFGAWLWTKELEGHNVLAHLGPEPLSEAFNTDYLQQKCAKKKTAIKPWLMDNKLVVGVGNIYASESLFAAGIHPDRLASSLSRQECEILVRVIKAVLLRSIEQGGTTLKDFLQSDGKPGYFAQELQVYGREGEPCRVCGTPIMAAKHAQRSTFYCRRCQK
- the coaD gene encoding pantetheine-phosphate adenylyltransferase: MSTKAIYPGTFDPITNGHIDIVTRAATMFTEVVLAIAASPSKKPMFNLEERVALAQSATAHLSNVTVVGFSDLMANFARAQQANILIRGLRAVADFEYEMQLAHMNRHLMPELESVFLMPSKEWSFISSSLVKEVARHQGDVAHFLPPNVHQALLEKLSA
- a CDS encoding glycosyltransferase family 2 protein, whose product is MSRRLSVVMIAKDAADLLPDCLASIAWADEIVLLDSGSSDDTPGIASRAGAKVFSHTDWQGYGIQRQIAQRYASGDYILMIDTDERVTPELAEQLRQALAAPQPGAVYSIARRNYFLGRFMRHSGWYPDRVTRLYERERYQYNDNRVHESLDAPQAQTIALSGDLLHLTCRDFASFQRKQLNYATAWAQERHQHGKKTSLPGIFAHTLGAFAKTLLLRGGVLDGKQGWLLAVVNAQYTFNKYTELWALNHGYSEKE
- the waaA gene encoding lipid IV(A) 3-deoxy-D-manno-octulosonic acid transferase, which gives rise to MELLYTTLLYLIQPLVWLRLLLRSRKAPAYRKRWAERYGFCRNKVKPDGILLHSVSVGETLAAIPLVRALRHRYPALPITVTTMTPTGSERVMSAFGKDVHHVYLPYDLPCAMNRFLNTVRPKLVIVMETELWPNMISALRARKIPLVIANARLSERSAKGYSRLGKAMRRLLSKITLIAAQNQEDGDRFLQLGLKRNQLTVTGSLKFDISVTPELAARAVTLRRQWAPRRKVWIATSTHEGEETIILQAHRKLLETFPDLLLILVPRHPERFPDARNMTQKAGFSYILRSSGEIPSGSTQVVIGDTMGELMLLYGIADLAFVGGSLVERGGHNPLEPAAHAIPVLMGPYTFNFKDICARLQEAEGLITVTDADSLVKEVSTLLTDEDYRLWYGRHAVEVLHQNQGALARLLQLLQPYLPQRSH
- a CDS encoding glycosyltransferase — encoded protein: MQISAPMLSVVVAVYNGEAFLDQFFTCLVAQKIDSMEVIIVNDGSTDGSMQIVEQWRDRLPQLQVIEQENQGVSVARNSGLACAKGKYLSFPDIDDVFKPGMYQRLLDMANTGNLDVATCNGNYVWENDKKPTRPIFPPEKLQSTGVMTGPAWLKQALDSRKFLHVTWLNIYRHDFILQNNFHFEPGLRHQDIPWTTEVLLAAERVQYTSEQFYDYYIHSASVSHMPDTDDTLIRSARHYMKILQMLDAINQRYADKVKNIPACYWQIAKEGLGIIHTFDNMKDESKKAMIIREFFEKGIWKLIWKSAKSPRLRWRLGRRYFRLKRYLA
- a CDS encoding glycosyltransferase — translated: MRILMIIDGLPGGGAEKTVLTLSSGLVEMGHQVSLFSLRKVCDYPIPEGVDFQVIQDKCKKPWRKLTEIPRRAKLLDEAITTAERSGKFDIVFSHLHKTDRIVAHSRALDRDKVWFCIHGMFSFSYLCHRRGFSRWFKHLKIRHTYENRNVVAVSSAVLHDLSDTLAIPLRRSAVIHNPFNIEAIQQLAEQPFEMQGQDYLIHVGRFHEHKRHDRLLRAYALSKIEAPLVMMGNGSDAKIAQLKALAGSLGIADRVVFRSFVPNPYPWIKGARLLVLSSDCEGFGNVLVEAIICQTPPVSTNCPGGPAEILTGPLARGLSGLSDESLAKTLSDMYANNSQGIDGEKISSYGINAICQQYLALAENNK